The following coding sequences lie in one Klebsiella huaxiensis genomic window:
- the rplS gene encoding 50S ribosomal protein L19: protein MSNIIKQLEQEQMKQDVPSFRPGDTVEVKVWVVEGSKKRLQAFEGVVIAIRNRGLHSAFTVRKISNGEGVERVFQTHSPVVDSISVKRRGAVRKAKLYYLRERTGKSARIKERLN from the coding sequence ATGAGCAACATTATTAAGCAACTTGAACAAGAACAGATGAAGCAGGACGTACCTTCCTTCCGTCCGGGTGATACCGTGGAAGTGAAAGTATGGGTTGTTGAAGGTTCCAAAAAACGTCTGCAGGCATTCGAGGGCGTGGTTATCGCTATTCGTAACCGCGGTCTGCACTCTGCATTCACTGTTCGTAAAATTTCCAACGGCGAAGGCGTTGAGCGTGTTTTCCAGACTCACTCTCCGGTAGTTGACAGCATTTCTGTCAAACGTCGTGGTGCTGTACGTAAAGCTAAACTGTACTACCTGCGTGAGCGTACCGGTAAGTCTGCTCGTATCAAAGAGCGTCTTAACTAA
- a CDS encoding DUF2946 domain-containing protein translates to MVSNIFYQSASQGRATWLALFAILLIVVAPLISISLQKDPMNGMHHTMMDMPHDMSSSEMTMIQSDATVIQTSHHIPADHGEACGYCVLLAHVPGLIFALMLLVSLMLRRQRVPVARRVLKYRYDLHWLYPHTRAPPRQSASPFA, encoded by the coding sequence GTGGTCAGCAATATTTTTTATCAATCAGCATCTCAAGGGCGGGCTACATGGCTGGCGCTGTTTGCGATCCTGCTGATCGTGGTAGCCCCGCTGATTTCAATCTCCCTGCAAAAAGATCCGATGAACGGTATGCATCATACGATGATGGACATGCCGCATGACATGTCATCATCTGAAATGACCATGATACAGAGTGATGCGACTGTCATACAGACGTCACATCACATACCAGCCGATCATGGGGAGGCATGCGGTTACTGTGTGCTATTGGCTCATGTGCCGGGCTTAATCTTCGCGCTGATGCTGCTGGTCAGCTTGATGCTTCGGCGTCAGCGAGTTCCTGTAGCCCGAAGGGTACTGAAATACCGTTATGACTTACATTGGCTTTATCCTCACACTCGCGCACCTCCCCGCCAGTCTGCTTCTCCCTTTGCATAA
- a CDS encoding PepSY-associated TM helix domain-containing protein — translation MTACTSRATWLNLLRRLHFYIGLFIGPFIFIAALTGTLYVATPQLENWLYQDALYGTFDGEKQPLSAQIMVAKEATQRNLRLQAVRPAISAGETTRVMFADPNLGESETRAIFVDPVTLRVRGDMAVYGTSGILPLRQWIDYAHRSLLLGNAGRLYSELAASWMWVAALGGISLWSITRPRRRINNKLQNSRRLHVSLGWALLIGMLLFSATGLTWSQWAGGNVDKIRSAFGWLTPQVNTQLQSAAPAVHDPHAEHHMEDMAMGGMASSPDVEDFDKVLLVARAAGLDASKLEIRPPSGSGRAWTVNEIDRSWPTQVDAVAIDGSNMQIVDRTHFSDFPLMAKLTRWGVDFHMGILFGLVNQLLLIAFGTALCVMIVVGYRLWWIRRPVQAAFNPADTLIQAWFGLAWPARMVTTIIAALLGLALPLMGISLAVCLAVDYLRWRVATAMIRAKSVE, via the coding sequence ATGACTGCCTGCACCTCGCGCGCGACATGGCTAAACCTGCTGCGTCGCCTTCATTTCTATATCGGATTGTTTATCGGGCCGTTTATTTTTATCGCTGCCCTGACCGGTACGCTGTATGTCGCAACTCCGCAACTGGAAAACTGGCTTTATCAGGATGCGCTTTATGGCACTTTCGATGGGGAAAAACAGCCACTTAGTGCGCAAATTATGGTAGCGAAAGAGGCTACCCAGAGAAATCTCCGTCTACAGGCTGTTCGTCCTGCGATAAGCGCGGGAGAGACAACCCGAGTGATGTTCGCCGATCCTAATCTTGGCGAGTCTGAAACGCGGGCAATTTTTGTTGATCCGGTAACCTTGCGGGTGAGAGGCGATATGGCGGTTTACGGTACCAGCGGTATATTGCCCCTGCGTCAGTGGATTGATTATGCCCATCGCTCACTGCTCCTGGGTAACGCTGGGCGACTTTACAGCGAACTGGCGGCCTCATGGATGTGGGTTGCCGCTCTCGGAGGAATCTCGCTGTGGTCGATAACCCGCCCGCGTCGTCGGATTAACAATAAGCTGCAGAATAGCCGACGCCTGCATGTTTCCCTTGGATGGGCGCTGCTGATTGGCATGCTGCTGTTCTCTGCGACTGGTTTAACCTGGTCGCAATGGGCCGGTGGTAATGTTGATAAGATACGTTCCGCTTTTGGTTGGCTGACGCCGCAGGTTAATACGCAGTTGCAAAGTGCAGCTCCAGCAGTTCACGATCCGCATGCAGAACACCATATGGAGGATATGGCTATGGGGGGGATGGCATCGTCCCCTGACGTAGAGGATTTTGACAAGGTTCTGCTGGTTGCTCGCGCGGCGGGTCTGGATGCCAGCAAGCTGGAGATTCGCCCGCCGTCGGGTTCCGGGCGGGCGTGGACGGTAAATGAAATCGACAGGAGCTGGCCTACACAGGTTGATGCTGTAGCGATCGACGGTTCAAATATGCAGATCGTAGATCGTACTCATTTTTCTGACTTTCCATTAATGGCGAAGCTAACCCGCTGGGGCGTTGATTTTCATATGGGGATTCTGTTTGGCCTCGTAAACCAGCTGTTACTTATCGCCTTCGGTACTGCACTCTGCGTGATGATAGTGGTGGGGTACCGTTTGTGGTGGATCCGCCGTCCGGTCCAAGCGGCGTTTAACCCGGCCGATACGCTAATACAGGCGTGGTTTGGTTTAGCATGGCCCGCTCGTATGGTTACTACCATTATTGCGGCGTTGTTAGGGTTGGCACTGCCCCTAATGGGGATCAGCCTCGCTGTATGTCTCGCCGTTGATTACCTGCGCTGGCGCGTAGCAACGGCGATGATAAGGGCTAAATCAGTCGAGTAG